One window from the genome of Nicotiana tomentosiformis chromosome 5, ASM39032v3, whole genome shotgun sequence encodes:
- the LOC138892459 gene encoding uncharacterized protein: protein MVKSPLISMSIAEFQQTFLRLSRYAGGIIDDEKDKCRQFEDGLNDSIRMSVAVLQHEKFSKLVIAALTWERIDKEQASRNENKFRKANSDYGSPSKMGKKASGACFNCGSFNHKVKDYPNPKPISSPRNRGARSRNTQTTSAGGTNQASGSRATARAYAMRQRDDQDGADVVVVKFHLFGLCVVTLFDPASTHSYVYSSLVFPENVKSVRLDYGVLVKSPLGHQVVCNQIYRGCPFVIQNLVFPAYLIEMPFQDYDVIIGMDWLHRYHEVVDCRSKCVTFKAPTFSHFVIQGERSLTSNIIFAVVARKMTSQGCEAYLAHIVYILLESPSLKDIPVVCEFLDIFSENLPGLPPEREVEFPIEIYS, encoded by the exons atggtaaaatcaccactcatcagtaTGTCTATTGCTGAATTTCAACAAACATTTCTCAGGCTTTCTCGTTATGCTggaggtattattgatgatgaaaAAGATAAGTGCAGGCAATTCGAAGATGGTTTGAATGATTCTATCCGAATGTCTGTGGCGGTCCTGCAACATGAAAAGTTTTCCAAACTAGTTATagctgctcttacttgggaaagAATTGACAAGGAACAAGCTAGTAGAAATGAAAACAAGTTTCGAAAAGCTAATTCAGATTATGGTAGTCCCTCCAAAATGGGGAA GAAAGCTTCTGGTGCTTGTTTTAATTGTGGGAGCTTCAATCACAAAGTGAAGGATTATCCTAACCCTAAACCTATTTCTTCTCCAC GGAATAGAGGTGCAAGATCTAGAAATACCCAAACAACAAGTGCAGGTGGAACTAATCAAGCTAGTGGGTCAAGAGCTACAGCACGAGCTTATGCTATGAGACAGAGGGATGACCAAGATGGGGCAGACGtagttgttgttaaatttcacttatttggcttatgtgttGTTACACTATTTGATCCAGCTTCTACACATTCCTATGTTTACTCATCGCTTGTTTTTCCTGAAAATGTGAAATCTGTGAGACTTGATTATGGTGTGCTTGTCAAAAGTCCTTTGGGTCATCAGGTTGTTTGTAATCAGATCTATCGAGGTTGTCCCTTCGTGATTCAAAATCTAGTCTTCCCTGCTTATTTGATTGAAATGCCTTTCCAAGACTATGATGTCATCATCGGTATGGATTGGCTTCACAGATATCATGAAGTAGTTGATTGTAGGTCAAAATGTGTGACCTTTAAAGCTCCTACATTTTCACACTTTGTTATTCAAGGTGAAAGATCACTAACATCTAATATTATATTTGCAGTTGTGGCAAGAAAGATGACTAGTCAGGGTTGTGAAGCTTATCTTGCCCATATAGTTTATATACTCCTAGAAAGTCCAAGCCTTAAAGATATACCAGTCGTATGTGAATTTCttgatattttctctgaaaatcttccTGGGTTGCCCCCGGAAAGGGAAGTTGAATTTCCTATAGAGATTTATTCTTAG